A single genomic interval of candidate division KSB1 bacterium harbors:
- a CDS encoding anti-sigma factor — MGKRFSANSIQAVFYGFNLAAIPSDKDYQLWMLKGNQPISAGVFTPDADGNAISEFTTIPDDENISAFAVTLEPKGGVSQPTGEMYLIGAL; from the coding sequence ATGGGAAAGCGCTTTTCAGCAAACTCGATCCAGGCGGTGTTCTATGGATTTAATCTTGCCGCAATCCCATCAGATAAGGACTACCAGTTATGGATGCTAAAAGGCAATCAACCGATTAGCGCCGGGGTGTTTACGCCGGATGCTGACGGCAACGCCATCTCTGAATTTACTACTATTCCCGATGATGAAAACATCAGCGCGTTTGCGGTTACACTGGAACCCAAGGGGGGAGTTTCGCAGCCAACCGGTGAGATGTATTTGATAGGGGCACTGTAG
- a CDS encoding DUF4276 family protein — protein sequence MRFILFVEGYTENKALPQFLKKWLDPKLPNPIGIKTVRFEGWSELVKDAPLKAKMHLDGPDKSEIIAVISLLDLYGPTFYPSKLKDSKERYDWAKKDIEDKVDQPKFFQFFAVYEVESWLLSEPKIFPIEVKRAFSTQVKYPEKVNFNEPPAKLLERLYSLHGKRLYKKVVNGKALFSKLDPGGVLWI from the coding sequence ATGAGATTTATTCTTTTCGTTGAGGGTTATACGGAAAATAAAGCACTGCCTCAATTTCTGAAAAAATGGCTTGATCCTAAATTGCCGAATCCTATCGGGATTAAAACTGTTCGCTTTGAAGGATGGTCGGAGCTAGTCAAAGACGCTCCCTTGAAAGCAAAAATGCATTTGGACGGCCCTGATAAAAGTGAAATTATTGCTGTCATTTCTTTATTGGATCTTTATGGACCGACCTTTTATCCCAGTAAGCTGAAAGATAGCAAAGAACGATACGATTGGGCCAAGAAAGATATCGAAGACAAGGTCGACCAACCTAAATTTTTTCAATTTTTCGCAGTTTACGAAGTCGAGTCATGGCTTCTAAGTGAACCAAAAATATTCCCTATTGAAGTCAAAAGAGCCTTCTCAACTCAAGTTAAATATCCGGAAAAGGTGAACTTTAATGAGCCGCCAGCAAAATTACTGGAACGTCTTTATTCTCTGCACGGCAAGCGTTTATACAAAAAAGTGGTGAATGGGAAAGCGCTTTTCAGCAAACTCGATCCAGGCGGTGTTCTATGGATTTAA